The Arachis hypogaea cultivar Tifrunner chromosome 14, arahy.Tifrunner.gnm2.J5K5, whole genome shotgun sequence genome has a segment encoding these proteins:
- the LOC112742504 gene encoding uncharacterized protein yields MALSLKNKLGFVDGSLPKPAYDDFTFNAWDYCNNLVVSWFTLLLSLEIANSVIWNGIAYDLWEELKKRFYQGNVFQIAELDEELFTFKQGDLSVISYFTKLKGSFSCVCGLKTIRNYRDDTFVVRFLQGLNDQYSVVRSNLIMMKLLPTIDAAFASLLQQERQLLGMDQLDQKPLLNAVDKQANFPSAFHGRGCRRDNRSGKGRAFGGKSHGKQCSFYGKMGHLVDTYYKKHGMPPHLKQRMIQFTNSITAKINKVDGSNTLGLYKDSNDSSASFTMEQKEAILALLHQQTTTNPQISCVI; encoded by the exons ATGGCTTTGTCATTGAAGAACAAGCTAGGTTTTGTGGATGGTTCTTTACCAAAACCAGCTTACGATGATTTTACATTCAATGCATGGGATTATTGTAACAATCTTGTGGTTTCTTGGTTCACTCTCTTATTGAGTCTGGAGATAGCAAACAGTGTCATATGGAATGGAATAGCCTACGATCTTTGGGAAGAATTAAAGAAAAGGTTCTATCAGGGTAATGTGTTCCAAATAGCTGAGTTGGATGAAGAACTTTTCACCTTCAAGCAGGGTGATCTTTCCGTCATATCCTACTTCACGAAGCTGAAAG GATCCTTTAGCTGTGTTTGTGGGTTGAAAACTATAAGAAATTATAGAGATGATACATTTGTTGTAAGATTccttcaaggattgaatgatcaATACTCAGTGGTTCGCTCCAATTTGATTATGATGAAGCTCTTACCAACCATTGATGCTGCATTTGCTTCACTCTTACAACAAGAAAGACAGCTTCTTGGAATGGATCAACTCGATCAGAAACCTTTGCTCAATGCCGTTGATAAGCAAGCCAATTTTCCATCAGCTTTCCATGGAAGAGGCTGCAGACGAGACAATAGAAGTGGCAAAGGTAGAGCCTTTGGAGGAAAAAGTCATGGAAAGCAATGCTCTTTTTATGGGAAAATGGGTCACCTTGTTGATACCTACTATAAGAAGCATGGCATGCCCCCTCACCTTAAGCAACGCATGATTCAATTCACAAACAGCATCACTGCCAAGATCAACAAAGTTGATGGCAGTAATACTCTCGGATTGTACAAGGACAGTAATGATTCAAGTGCATCATTTACCATGGAGCAAAAGGAAGCTATATTGGCACTCCTACATCAGCAGACAACAACTAATCCTCAAA TCTCATGTGTCATTTAG
- the LOC140178568 gene encoding uncharacterized protein, which produces MSPFFQDMLDGVTGIGPSYKSPSYDKLRVNLLADLKMERQIVVDSYRSAWKETGCTFMADGWTYQRQRMLINFLLSCSKGLCFVKSVDTSNVVKNASSLSHLFSEVIEWIGSNNIIHVVTDNAANYVAAGRLINQKFENIHWSPCAAHCLNLILKDISSMPHISNLATYASKITVFVYNHTVFLSWLR; this is translated from the coding sequence ATGTCACCATTTTTTCAAGATATGTTGGATGGTGTTACTGGCATTGGGCCTAGTTATAAAAGTCCTTCTTATGATAAGCTGAGGGTTAACTTATTAGCCGATCTCAAAATGGAGCGTCAAATAGTTGTTGATAGCTATAGGTCTGCTTGGAAAGAAACTGGATGTACCTTCATGGCTGATGGTTGGACATATCAAAGGCAAAGAATGTTGATTAATTTTTTGCTTTCTTGTTCAAAAGGGTTATGCTTTGTGAAATCTGTAGATACTTCAAATGTGGTAAAAAATGCTTCAAGTTTGAGTCACTTGTTTTCAGAGGTGATTGAATGGATTGGATCTAATAATATTATTCATGTAGTGACTGATAATGCGGCGAATTATGTTGCTGCTGGTAGGCTTATTAATCagaaatttgaaaatattcaTTGGTCACCTTGTGCTGCTCATTGCTTGAATCTTATTCTAAAAGATATAAGCAGCATGCCGCATATTTCTAACCTTGCAACATATGCTTCGAAGATTACAGTGTTTGTGTATAATCATACGGTGTTCTTGTCCTGGCTAAGATAA